Genomic segment of Leuconostoc mesenteroides subsp. mesenteroides:
ACCCAATAACTTGCTAAACAGAATAAAAAACTGTTTAGTCAGTTATTGGGTTCACTTCATTTCGTCCGTTAGACTTTTATTTTTTCTAAAACAATTAATTTCATCGTTAATGCTCCCCATACCATTTTGTAATTTCGGGAACAAGTTTGAATAAACGTAATGCCTTATCCGTAAAATGATAGGCAATTTGTGGCGGATTAGTCGATAAGCGTTCTCTTGTAATAAGGCCGTTTGATTCGAGATCTTTTATTCTCGTTGCTAAAATTCTTGGATTAATATCAGGAATACGCTGTTTCATCATACCGTAGTGATTATGCCCGTCGTGAATAGCCTGTAAAATCTCAACGGTGAATTTTCCCTTAACGATATTAATCGTGGATTGTACAGGACAATTAGCTGTTGACATAGTATACTTTTTTTCCCTTCTTGTGGAGAGTTAATAATTGTTTATCATATTAAATATATCACAAGGGAGATAATAAGCAAATGCCAAACAACAGTATCATTACAGTACAGCAGTTGTCTAAACACTATGACAATCACAAAATTTTAGAAAATGTGAATATAGATATTTTCGAGTCAGATTTCACTGTTATTATGGGACCATCAGTTGCGGGAAAATCAACATTATTACAAAATATTTCGACCATGGATAAGCCAACTAACGGCAAAGTGCTTTTCAATCAACAAGATTTAACGCAATTTACGGATAAAAAACTATCACAATTTAGAAAAAAAGAGATTGGGTTTATTTTTCAATCATTTAACTTGATTGATCATCTAAGTGTTTTAGAAAATGTTTGTCTGCCAGGATTCCTGCTTCACTCAAAGTCTAAGCAACAAGTGGTCAAGTGTGCGCGGCAGTTACTTACTAGCTTAAGGCTTAGTGATCAAATAGATCAAGCCATTACGCACTTATCTGGTGGTCAAAAGCAGCGTGTTGCTATTGCTAGAAGTTTAATTAATCAACCTAAGCTGCTGTTTGCTGATGAACCAACAGGCGCCCTAGATTCAACCGCTGGTACCGAGGTACTTGATAGTCTGACGTTAAACAATCAGAATGGCCAAACAATCGTCATGGTTACCCATGATTTAAAAGCTGCCCTTCGTGCCGATCGTATTTTGTTTATTAAAGATGGGAAGATTTTCGGAGATAGAAAATTTTCCCCTTATGATAACGATCAAATTGAAACAAGACGAACAGAAATTACCTCTTGGTTAGAAGAAATGGGGTGGTAATATGCGGAAAATCATCAAATCACTCATTTTAGGGCAGAAAACCTTTATGATAACTATTGCTTTATTAATTTTTCTGTCGGCGCTGACAAGTATGACCATAATAACTGCTTATCGTGCTAATATTTCTCAATATCAATCAGTTTATCGTAGAGATAAATTACCTGATGTAATCGTCAAAGTAGACAATGATCATGATATAACAGCTAATCTAAAAAAACTTACAAACGTTAAAGGCGTTGTGTCTAATGCAGGCATCGTATCACAAGTCATGGACAAAAATAACGAAAATGTTGCGTTATTTATTTCGAATAAGAGCACAAATATTCATTTAAAAACGCCGGATAAGCATAAAATAATATTATCTTCCTATCTCAAATCAAATGGTGCTTTTAAAGTTGGTGACATTTTTTATATTGGACAACAACGGCTAATGGTACAAGGCTTTTATGATGATTATTTACTCGGCAGTCCATTGTTCAAATATAAGCAAGGGATTGTATCTCAAGAGACTTTACAAACTTTACAGCAACAAAAGGGACAACAGAAAAGTCAATTGACGTATGTCAATGTTCTGAAAACGACTAAAAACAGTAATGCGGTATTATCAGATTATCAGGACCGATTACAAACGGATATTATCTATAATAAAAATTATATTCAAAAAGCTTATACAATGTTACCAACAATTGTAGCCCTCGTCATTATTTTAGTAGCAATGTTTTTATTTGGGATTTGTTTATTTGTTATGCGCTTTGCCTTACTATCAGGCATTGAAAAAGATCGTCAGAAGATTGCAACATTCAAGACGCTCGGGGTAACTAATCAGCAAGTTAACTTGGCATATATTTTGTCTTATTTAGGCAGTAATCTTGTTGGGCTAGTTGTCGCTACGTTGGTTAGTTTTTGGACTAGCAATCTTGTATTCAGGTTTTTCTGGCAGTTAAATGGTCTGACGCATGCACAGCATGTGTCGATTAATATTGCCGTTGTATTAGTCATTGCAATGATTATGATGGGATTCTCAATAGCGATTATTTTATTATCACTCAAACCAATTAAATCAATTTCACCGACAGCAGCTTTTCAAGGTGGTCAGAGTAAAAATGCACCAAGTAGTAGGGGCCATTTAAGTTTGACTAAAAGTAGTATGCCACTACAAATAGTTTTAGCATTTAAAGACTATAGACAAAAAGTTGGTCATTATATGACTTTCACTTTAGTGATTAGCTTATTTGTGTTTTTGAGTTTAATGATTATGACGCTCAATCAAGGGTTTAAAGGAAAAACTAATGATTTATTGGGTTTGCCGACTGTTGATTTGATGATGCGCACGCCAAACAATAGCGTGCGAAATGAAGTATTAAAAAATATAAGTACGGTAACACCAATTAAATCCAGTGGTTATAACCAAGAAACTAAAATTCTTCTCAAAGATGAAGCCGTACCAGTACATCGATATAGTCAAATACCGCATGAAATAAAGTTATTAGCAGGACACCAGCCTAAACAACCAAATGATCTATTGATATCAAATAGTCTCATGAAAACATTACATCTCAGTATTGGTCAAACTGTTCGCGTCAAAACGGCAACCGTTAATAATAAACAGCTGACAATCGTTGGTACGTATCAAACAATTAACAACTTAGGACAAGAAGCCTACGGGTTGATCGATACAAGCTTACCAATAACATCAACCTATATTAATTTAAAAAATACAACTAACAAAGATAAATTACTAAATCGTTTTTCACATGGTAATGTACAGTTGATTGATACAAGCGCAAGCACACAAAATTTAACTACGAGTGTTCAACGTGCAGTAGAAGTGTTGGCTAATGTCATTTTATTGCTAACACTTATTGTTTCTGGTTTGTTTGTTTATCTTGTCAGTTATCTGACGATTGAAACAGAAAAACGTCAATTAGCGTTGAAAAAAATGTTAGGCTTCACCAACAAGGAATTAAGGAGTCAGTATTTACTCAGAGCAGGATTTGCATTGACTTTAGGTATTGTTCTGAGCCTTATGCTTAATAAACTTATTGGGTCTACCTTATTAAACAAATTAGTGAGCTTAGGTGGACTAACAAAACTCAACGTACAATTACCATTATCATATAATCTATTCATTATTGCATTGTTGATTTTTGAAAGTAGTTTGATTGTTTTAGTCGCAAGCCGACGAATAACAAAGATTGAAATTGGAGATTTTTTATGAAATTATTACACAGCATTTTTTTGAGAATTGCACTTAGTATGGGAGTTATCATGTATTTGGCTTATGCGATTCCAACGAGTCAGTACACTAATCGTTATTTAATCGGCACTAGCATATTTACAGCGCTATTTTTACCTATATTTACATTTGTTAGTACCTATTTGGAACAACAAACGTTCAAACTGACTGCCTCGATGTTTGCTAGTAAGTTTACTAAATTTGTGTGGCAAAGTCTTTATAATCTTTTTGCTCTTGGACTGCTTATCAAAGGGCATGTCATCGATGAGACTGATTTACGAATGGTTGGTGGTTTAGTAGGCGCAGTATGTTTAACTTCTTTAGCTTCACAAGGTTTACAATATCTTGCCATCATGATGAGCAACCATGCTAAAGGTAATCGATTTGCTAATATTTTTTTGCTTTAAGTTTTAATGTGATTATTAGTGCATTAGCTGCAATAGGCTATACAAAAATCCAGATAATTTTTATCATATTGGGACTATTACTTGGTACTATTGGCATATTTATAAGTTTAATAACAGACATTTGGGGCCTCATACCTTCTAAAGGTGGTGTCGGTTTATTTCTTGGTACATTTAATCCTGTGCACAAATCGTATATTGCCATATTAAAACAATTTATAAATGAACGTCAGTTGGATAAGGTATATATTCATCCGACCGTTATTCCAAAAATGCATCAATATCTTTTAGATAAAGGTATGATTGAAATTGTTAAAGAGGAAGCGGGTAAGCGCTATTATGAAAAGTCTGCATCAGCTGACCCATTAGTTAATTTTTTTCCTACTGGCAAAGTTTTTTACGAAGCTGAAAATCGCGTATATATGCTAAAAACGGCGATTGAAGAGGCTGGTATAGCGAAAAAAGTAGAAATCTTGTTTGAACCACAACTTTATCAAGATGATGGCTTTTACGCTATTATCAAAACTATTCGGCAAAAACATCCACATATGAGATTGCACGGTCTTCTCGGTACAGACAAGGGAGGAATGTTGCTTCATGACATTTACGATGAAACAGGTGTCAAACCCTACGTCGTTTTAAGGCGAGACAATATCTCGGATTCCGCCATAAGAAAAGGAGTGCAAGGTATGACGATGCCAAAAGTCACCGAAGTATTAAACTTTTTGACTAATTTCAAAGAAGGTCACAGTGGCATATTACTGGGTAAGAAAGTAAATATTATAAATAACCGTTTGGAGGTTGTTGATGATTGATCCAAATAGTATTAACTTGGGTCGAGGTCATAAGCTAATTGTAATAAAGGGTATGGTTCAATCACAACGTGTGGCTATGATAATTACTAATGTAAAGACCTTATTATTATTATTCAAAGAGCCCTTAAGAGTTTACATGTAATTAGTAAATTATAAAATAATCAGTAGTAAAAATACTGATTAAAGCTTTTATCATCAGAAAAACTATAAAATTATGAACACTAGGATATGATTCTTGGTAAAAACCTCTTTCATGCTACAATTGAAGATAAGCAAGAGAGGAGAGATTTATTTACTATGGGAAATATTTTTGATTATTATCTCAGCTACTCAATATTTTTTATTGTGATATCAATTGTGATGTCGACAATAACTTTTCTTTTAATCAAGAAAAACCGTTATAGGCTTTTATGTGGTATGGCAACCATTGCAACTATTGTTAGTTATTTTGTCTCACTATCCATGATTGTTATCCAGATCAATAACAAAGTGTTAACTTATGTCTATTTAGCCATTCTGGTATTGGTTTTTATACCCGTTTTTTTATTGACATTTTTAAGCGCATTCCTATTTATCTGGAATGGTATCATAGTTTGGCGACGTGAAAGTCACTCAATTGGCAATATGTTAACTTTAATTATTGGTATTTTACTGCTAATAATTCCAGTTGTCTTTAGAATTTTGAACCGATATATTCCAAACAATAAAATTATTGATTTTATTGAAAATGTTTCATATAGTTTTCAAAATTATTTACTTTTTTGGGTTTTGACGTTTCTCGCATCTTATATGATTACAAAAATAGTTCGTCCAAAGTTTAATAAGGAATATGCTATTATTTTGGGCTCTGGGTTAATCAATGGCGATACAGTTTCACCATTGCTAGGCTCAAGAATTATGGTAGCTGCCAACTTTAAAAAACGACAATTCCAGAAGAATAAAGTGCCTATGAAACTGATTATGTCTGGTGGTCAAGGTCGAGATGAATTATTGCCGGAAGCGGAAGCTATGAGAGCTTATGCAATTAATCAAGGGGTACCAGAATCTGATATTCTAGTAGAAAATCAGTCAAAAAATACCTATCAAAATATGCTTTTTTCTAAACAAATTGTTGAAGAAAATGGATTTGATTTACAAAAAGGAATTTTTGCAACAAATGATTACCATGTGTTTAGAGCAGCTGGGTTTGCACATTTAGTTGGCTTAAACATTGAGGGTATAGGTTCTAAAACAAGTAAATATTTTTTGCCTAACGCTTTAATTCGGGAATATATAGCTATTCTTTCTAATCATAAACGGTTTCATATAGCTTTTATGTTGATCATTGTGATTATTAATGCATTACCAGTTTTTATCGATTAACACACTTGAGGAAATATAACATGAAAAAGATTAGTTTAATCATTGCAGGCGTATTGACATTAAGTTTAGTGATTGGTCTAGCAATACAGGCAGGTAATTATTATAACAACACTTACCAGACATCAAAGGCGTATACAAAGGCTCCATTAAAGGTTCCTGATCGTGAAGAAACAAAAGATGACAGTGGCAAGGTAATTAAAGGGTCTTACAGTTATCAGTACCATTTTGAATTTGTGACCACTGAAGGTACTAAAAAAAGCATCGCTTTTGAACTCTCTGGAGAAAATGTGACACCATTTAAGCCAGGGGAATTTTTAGAAGCGGAGGTATCGAATACCAGAGTTGTATATGGTCCGAATGGAATTAAACAAAGTAAAATCCCAAAATCAGTGTTAAAAAAGATTTCAGTAATTGAATAGCATTTACAGACATTTAAGATAAACATTTGAAATAGTAATGCGAAATGATATACACTCGTATTGTTTGTGAGTGTTTTTATTTTGGAGAGAAAAGTAAAATGAAGAAACGATTGGTAATTTTTTAAAGAATTCTGTATACTAATCTGAACAAAGTGACGATTGAAATCATGATGAATGGAAACAAATAATAGTGGTCGATGTATATGTTGTAAGTGCTTTTAGTAAGAACAATGCTGGCGGCAATAAAGCTGGGCTTGTTTTCGATAGACCTGATTTAACTTCTGCTCAAAAAATGGCAATTGCCAAAGAATTAGGATATGCCGAAACGGCTTTTATAACTGAATCAAGGTCAGCAGACTTTCGTTTAGAGTATTTCACACCTACGGAAGAAGTACCACTTTGTGGACATGCTACCATTGCAACATTCGCTTTTCTGAACTTGACAAATAAACTATCTAAAAGTGACTATACAATAGAAACAAAGTCGGGTATTTTATCTATGAAAGTTGACACTGACGGCAGGGTATTTATGGAACAAAATGTACCTACTTATTCCAAGGAGCTTACATCAGATTCATTTAATAAATGTTTAGATATAGACTCAATTGACTCAAAACCTGATTTCAAAGTTATGGCTGCCTTAAGTAAAGAGCAAAATGTAGTTGGTGTTCATGCATTCTCACTTGAAGCAAGTGAGAGCAAAATTACTACGATTTGTAGAAATTTTGCACCTCTTTATGATATCGATGAAGAATCAGCAACAGGTACATCTAATTGTGCTTTGGCTTGTTATCTATTTAAATATGTAGAAAAGAAATCAGTATCAGTTTAAATTATTAATTAAGAGAAATAGAAACAAAAAGCACATACTTACGTGATGTGCTTTTAAACATTGATATTGTGTTATTTTGTATAGCAAAGATTATGTTAATACTAATCAGTATAGTCATGAATAATTTTAAACCTAATTGTAAAAGTAAGAAATGTAGCTAGAGCTAAGATTATAGCAACAAATATATAAGGCAAATTACTATTAAGATCTAACAGAATGCCCCCGAGAATGGGTCCAAAAATATTTCCTACACTAGTTAAAGACATATTTAGTCCATTAATAAATCCTTGTTGAGAATTGCTAATATGAGATAAAAGCGTTGTTATCGCAGGACGTAAAATATCAAATCCAACGAAAACTATCAATGTTGCAACGAATACTTCCCACTTTTGTTGTGCAACTAAAATCCAAATAATTGAAATAAACCCTAAAAGAAAGCTGAGCCTTATAATCATTAATTCGCCCATCAATTGTACCAGCTTATCGAAGAAAACAACTTGGAAAATAAGCGATAAAAACCCATTAACAATTAGAAAAAATGCTATCTCGTTAAGATTAAATCCGCGCACGTCATGAAAATATAGACTAAACATATTTTCAAAAGCTGCTAGTCCAAAGGAAGAAACTAAAATCATAGTGAGCAACATAACTAAAGCTAAACTCCAAAAATTATTTTTTGGAGTTTTTGTATGGTTAGAGACAGTATCTATTTGTTTATTGCGTAATTGATTTTCTTTCGGCATGAAGATAATAAAAATTAGAAAAGAAATAGCTCCTAAAATAGCAGATCCAAAAAAAGGTAATTTATGGTCAATATTCGCTAAAACCCCTCCCACGCCAGGGCCTAAAATAATTCCACCACTAAAGGCGGCTGATAACCAACCAATAACCTTGGCACGATTTGAACTGGTAGTCATGTCGGATGCTAATGCAGTAATAGAAGGGATAGACAATGCAGCAGCTAGGCCACCCAAAGCTCGTGCCACATTTAAATGCCAAAGAGCATGCCCTATTCCTAAAGCAAATAGTCCCTCAGAAATAGAGAAAAGTAACAATCCAATAGCGATTAAGGGAACACGAGCAAATTTGTCTGACAGGCGGCCAATGATAGGCGAGGCTATGAATTGCACAGCAGCAAATAATGCTGCCATGACTCCCATATCTGTGGCAGTGAGTCCCATATCTTCTTTAATATATGGCTCCACAGGAATGATTAATCCGATTCCTAACATGATTAAAAGTTGTGAACCAACAAGTAATGTCAAACCTCGTTTTTGAAGCGACGTCATAAGAATACATACCTCTCTAATTTTTTGAAAAAAGTGCATAAAAAAGAGGGCATCGCATTGACAATGTCCAATCTATGCCACTTATGTAGGGCTATCACAGATGTTTTTTAAATCATCGATATTTTAACTTACCTAAGAATTTAACATCAATAGGAAAGTTTGTCAAATGAACAAAATCATTGAACAAGTCGACAATAAGTATTCAAATTATATTAGTTGGTTTTTAAGTAGGGAAGATAAAAAGAAATCAAATACCACACTAGAGGTTGAACGTTTAGTATCTGTGTTTAACTTTGCTGTTAGTCCAATGCTTACCACCTTATTTCGCTGAACTACTCAAGAATTTATGTTTTGTGTTGCAGGCACACGATATTAATCGTACGAAAGACATTGAGGATCTTTTGAAACAATTGTCACATATCAAGTAATCAACACCAGTAGAGGAGGTTTAAAAAGGTAAAAATGTTGCAAGCGTCAACCCAATATAGGAAACAAATACCGGTATGAAGCCGTTTAAAACAAAAAATTTCGGTTTGAAACCATTAAAACCACAATATTATTGACATGCTATTCTAAATGAGATATATTTATATCACAAAGAGATAAATATATCTCATTAACGGAGGAATAAATTATGTCAAAAAAATAACACGATTCAGTTGGATATTGGGTTTTATAGGATTTTCTGGTTTTGTAGGTTTATATAGTTATCCGCAATATTTCCTTTTGTTCGCTTTGTTTAGCGGTTTTCAAAATTTTTGGTGGTATAAGCTTGGATCGCAAGATGATGAGCGACTTATTAAAAATCGTTTAAAAGCGGGTCTTGATGCTTTTAAAATAGCCATGATGTTGCTTTTCATTGCTACAATCATTTTGAGTTTGTTTGATTTAAGTTACTTCTTGTTATATAAATTAGAACTGTTTATAATTGGTATAACATTTGCATTAGGTACAAATTTGTGGGCATACTTGACATATAAATATGATAGAGATAATTAACTATGGCCCTAGTAAAGACAAATATAAAAACATATAGAACCATTAAAGACTTAACACAAGAAGATTTAGCAAATCTAGTAGGTGTTCGTCGGGAAACAATTATGCGATTAGAAAATGCGAAGTACAATCCGTCGCTAGAATTAGCTGTCAATATTGCTAAAGAACTCGATACCACAATTGAAAAATTGTTTTATTTTGAATAATATTTTAATTGAGATCTGTTGTGAGTAAATAACAATAGATTTTTTAATTTGCTAGGAAAAGAGGAAATAAGGTACCTATAAAAATATAGTTAAAACCAGAACAATTAGAGTGGTGTATAAATTGAGTAGAATGATTAACTTTCTAAAGCCTGTTTTGTTTGTGAAATCTTTTAATTCACAAACGTCTACATTTTAGACTAATTACCACTAAAAATTGATGTCGACTCATTATCCAAGTGTTCGATTTAACTTCACAGTCTGGTATATCAGCTTTTATACTGCAAAAAATAAGTGAATTGACAACTTGATTTATAATTTCAAAAAGCATATAGTTTCTATATAGAAACTATATGCTTTTTGAAAGGATTATTATGGATAACAAATTAAAAAAAATACTCTCAGAGTTACAGTGTGAATTAGTGGCTGAAAGGAACCTAGTGAACCCTGAAGCAGTAAGTTGGTTACAATATGATGTTCTA
This window contains:
- a CDS encoding transcriptional regulator, which gives rise to MSTANCPVQSTINIVKGKFTVEILQAIHDGHNHYGMMKQRIPDINPRILATRIKDLESNGLITRERLSTNPPQIAYHFTDKALRLFKLVPEITKWYGEH
- a CDS encoding ATP-binding cassette domain-containing protein; the protein is MPNNSIITVQQLSKHYDNHKILENVNIDIFESDFTVIMGPSVAGKSTLLQNISTMDKPTNGKVLFNQQDLTQFTDKKLSQFRKKEIGFIFQSFNLIDHLSVLENVCLPGFLLHSKSKQQVVKCARQLLTSLRLSDQIDQAITHLSGGQKQRVAIARSLINQPKLLFADEPTGALDSTAGTEVLDSLTLNNQNGQTIVMVTHDLKAALRADRILFIKDGKIFGDRKFSPYDNDQIETRRTEITSWLEEMGW
- a CDS encoding FtsX-like permease family protein, which translates into the protein MRKIIKSLILGQKTFMITIALLIFLSALTSMTIITAYRANISQYQSVYRRDKLPDVIVKVDNDHDITANLKKLTNVKGVVSNAGIVSQVMDKNNENVALFISNKSTNIHLKTPDKHKIILSSYLKSNGAFKVGDIFYIGQQRLMVQGFYDDYLLGSPLFKYKQGIVSQETLQTLQQQKGQQKSQLTYVNVLKTTKNSNAVLSDYQDRLQTDIIYNKNYIQKAYTMLPTIVALVIILVAMFLFGICLFVMRFALLSGIEKDRQKIATFKTLGVTNQQVNLAYILSYLGSNLVGLVVATLVSFWTSNLVFRFFWQLNGLTHAQHVSINIAVVLVIAMIMMGFSIAIILLSLKPIKSISPTAAFQGGQSKNAPSSRGHLSLTKSSMPLQIVLAFKDYRQKVGHYMTFTLVISLFVFLSLMIMTLNQGFKGKTNDLLGLPTVDLMMRTPNNSVRNEVLKNISTVTPIKSSGYNQETKILLKDEAVPVHRYSQIPHEIKLLAGHQPKQPNDLLISNSLMKTLHLSIGQTVRVKTATVNNKQLTIVGTYQTINNLGQEAYGLIDTSLPITSTYINLKNTTNKDKLLNRFSHGNVQLIDTSASTQNLTTSVQRAVEVLANVILLLTLIVSGLFVYLVSYLTIETEKRQLALKKMLGFTNKELRSQYLLRAGFALTLGIVLSLMLNKLIGSTLLNKLVSLGGLTKLNVQLPLSYNLFIIALLIFESSLIVLVASRRITKIEIGDFL
- a CDS encoding YdcF family protein, with protein sequence MGNIFDYYLSYSIFFIVISIVMSTITFLLIKKNRYRLLCGMATIATIVSYFVSLSMIVIQINNKVLTYVYLAILVLVFIPVFLLTFLSAFLFIWNGIIVWRRESHSIGNMLTLIIGILLLIIPVVFRILNRYIPNNKIIDFIENVSYSFQNYLLFWVLTFLASYMITKIVRPKFNKEYAIILGSGLINGDTVSPLLGSRIMVAANFKKRQFQKNKVPMKLIMSGGQGRDELLPEAEAMRAYAINQGVPESDILVENQSKNTYQNMLFSKQIVEENGFDLQKGIFATNDYHVFRAAGFAHLVGLNIEGIGSKTSKYFLPNALIREYIAILSNHKRFHIAFMLIIVIINALPVFID
- a CDS encoding DUF1093 domain-containing protein, with product MKKISLIIAGVLTLSLVIGLAIQAGNYYNNTYQTSKAYTKAPLKVPDREETKDDSGKVIKGSYSYQYHFEFVTTEGTKKSIAFELSGENVTPFKPGEFLEAEVSNTRVVYGPNGIKQSKIPKSVLKKISVIE
- a CDS encoding PhzF family phenazine biosynthesis isomerase, with translation MVDVYVVSAFSKNNAGGNKAGLVFDRPDLTSAQKMAIAKELGYAETAFITESRSADFRLEYFTPTEEVPLCGHATIATFAFLNLTNKLSKSDYTIETKSGILSMKVDTDGRVFMEQNVPTYSKELTSDSFNKCLDIDSIDSKPDFKVMAALSKEQNVVGVHAFSLEASESKITTICRNFAPLYDIDEESATGTSNCALACYLFKYVEKKSVSV
- a CDS encoding MFS transporter — translated: MTSLQKRGLTLLVGSQLLIMLGIGLIIPVEPYIKEDMGLTATDMGVMAALFAAVQFIASPIIGRLSDKFARVPLIAIGLLLFSISEGLFALGIGHALWHLNVARALGGLAAALSIPSITALASDMTTSSNRAKVIGWLSAAFSGGIILGPGVGGVLANIDHKLPFFGSAILGAISFLIFIIFMPKENQLRNKQIDTVSNHTKTPKNNFWSLALVMLLTMILVSSFGLAAFENMFSLYFHDVRGFNLNEIAFFLIVNGFLSLIFQVVFFDKLVQLMGELMIIRLSFLLGFISIIWILVAQQKWEVFVATLIVFVGFDILRPAITTLLSHISNSQQGFINGLNMSLTSVGNIFGPILGGILLDLNSNLPYIFVAIILALATFLTFTIRFKIIHDYTD
- a CDS encoding DUF3796 domain-containing protein produces the protein MYLINGGINYVKKITRFSWILGFIGFSGFVGLYSYPQYFLLFALFSGFQNFWWYKLGSQDDERLIKNRLKAGLDAFKIAMMLLFIATIILSLFDLSYFLLYKLELFIIGITFALGTNLWAYLTYKYDRDN
- a CDS encoding helix-turn-helix domain-containing protein, whose product is MALVKTNIKTYRTIKDLTQEDLANLVGVRRETIMRLENAKYNPSLELAVNIAKELDTTIEKLFYFE